In Centroberyx gerrardi isolate f3 chromosome 11, fCenGer3.hap1.cur.20231027, whole genome shotgun sequence, the following are encoded in one genomic region:
- the LOC139925274 gene encoding unconventional myosin-Ic — MRYQGREVGVEGRVRLVMESALTARDRVGVQDFVLLENYTSEAAFIENLRRRFRENLIYTYIGSVLVSVNPYKELEIYSKQHMERYRGVSFYEISPHIYAVSDNTYRAMRTERKDQCILISGESGAGKTEASKKILLYYAVTCPANDHMASLGDRLLQSNPVLEAFGNAKTLRNDNSSRFGKYMDVQFDFRGAPVGGHILNYLLEKSRVVHQNHGERNFHIFYQLLDGGEEDLLKTLDLARNPQNYQYLVKGNCPRVSSINDKNDWKAVMKALSIIGFTEGEVQELLNIIASVLHLGNIQFGEGEDGETRITTDTQIRNLAKLLGVDGSALREALTHKKLIAKGEEMISPLNFEQAGSARDALAKAVYGRTFTWLVEKINQSLALKDEVYHSSKGSSVIGLLDIYGFEVLQHNSFEQFCINYCNEKLQQLFIELTLRSEQEEYETEGIAWETVQYFDNKIICDLIEEKHKGIISILDEECLRPGEACDVSFLEKLEDTLGGHAHFVTHKLANGKTRRVMSREEFRLLHYAGEVNYNVSGFLDKNNDLLYRSLKEVMCQSSHQILNQCFRREEVIDQKRPEMAATQFKNSLTKLMEILMSKEPSYVRCIKPNDAKQPGRFDEVLVRHQVKYLGLMENLRVRRAGFAYRRRFEAFLQRYKPLCPETWPNWHGRLADGVSTLVKHLGYKPEEYKLGRSKIFIRFPKTLFTTEDALEAKKPAIALTLQTSWRGYRERAKYQRIRHAVIVIQSAWRGMKARRRAKRRRQAAELIRRFIKGFIYRDEEYCPENEYFLDHVRFSFLKTLRKNLPKSVLDKSWPTPPPSLTEASEHLRRLHMQNMVMKYCRRIQPEWRKQMEQKVVASEIFKEQKDSYPQSVGKLFLGSRLESEQINLKVIQTLGNEKVQYGAAVTKYDRRGFKARPRQLLLTATFAVLVDRTKIKQRIDYNALRSISVGSLSDGIFVLHMPSEDNKQKGDVVLHCDHVIELVTKLAMMAGKINHVNVSPGSIRFAVARGKEGIIDFIRGSELKVAKGKRGHLLVTAPQISTT; from the exons GAGGTGGGTGTTGAAGGAAGAGTGCGCCTGGTGATGGAGAGCGCCCTGACTGCCCGGGACAGGGTAGGGGTGCAGGACTTTGTCCTGTTGGAAAACTACACCAGTGAGGCAGCCTTCATAGAGAACCTGCGCCGGCGCTTCAGAGAGAACCTCATCTAT ACATATATTGGCTCAGTGTTGGTGTCAGTGAACCCTTACAAAGAGCTGGAGATCTACTCCAAGCAGCACATGGAGCGCTACAGAGGGGTCAGCTTCTACGAAATATCGCCTCACAT CTATGCCGTGTCAGACAACACTTACCGGGCCATGCGGACTGAGAGGAAGGACCAGTGTATTCTGATCTCAGGGGAGAGTGGAGCAGGTAAGACAGAGGCCTCCAAGAAGATCCTCCTCTACTACGCTGTCACCTGCCCTGCCAATGATCACATGGCTTCCCTCGGTGACCGCCTGCTGCAGTCCAACCCTGTTCTGGAG GCATTTGGGAATGCCAAAACGCTGAGGAATGACAACTCCAGCCGCTTTGGGAAATACATGGATGTCCAGTTTGACTTTAGG GGGGCGCCAGTAGGCGGTCACATCCTCAATTACCTGCTGGAGAAATCTCGTGTGGTACACCAGAACCACGGTGAGAGGAACTTCCACATCTTCTACCAGCTTCTggacggaggggaggaggacCTGCTTAAGACACTGGACCTGGCGAGAAACCCTCAGAACTACCAGTATCtggtcaag GGCAACTGTCCCAGAGTTAGCTCCATTAATGACAAGAATGATTGGAAAGCTGTGATGAAGGCCCTGTCGATTATCGGCTTCACTGAGGGAGAAGTGCAG GAGTTGCTGAATATCATCGCCAGTGTTCTCCATCTGGGAAATATTCAGTTTGGGGAAGGGGAGGACGGAGAAACTCGCAtcaccactgacacacagatAAGAAATCTTGCGAAG cTGTTGGGTGTCGATGGCTCGGCCCTCAGGGAGGCACTCACTCACAAGAAACTCATTGccaaaggagaggag ATGATCAGCCCACTAAACTTTGAGCAGGCGGGGTCGGCCCGCGATGCCTTAGCCAAGGCTGTGTATGGCCGGACCTTCACCTGGTTGGTGGAGAAGATCAACCAGTCACTTGCTCTCAAG GATGAAGTCTACCACAGCAGTAAGGGCTCCTCAGTTATAGGACTCCTAGACATCTATGGCTTTGAGGTCCTACAGCACAACAG CTTTGAGCAGTTCTGTATCAACTACTGCAATGAGAAGCTCCAGCAGCTCTTTATTGAGCTCACGCTCAGATCTGAGCAGGAGGAGTACGAGACAGAGGGCATCGCA TGGGAAACGGTGCAGTACTTTGACAACAAGATCATTTGTGACCTGATAGAAGAGAAGCACAAAGGCATCATCTCCATTCTG GATGAGGAGTGTCTGAGACCAGGAGAGGCCTGCGATGTCTCCTTCTTGGAGAAGCTGGAGGACACTTTGGGAGGTCATGCCCACTTTGTCAC TCACAAGTTGGCAAATGGAAAGACTCGCAGGGTGATGAGCAGAGAGGAGTTCAGGCTGCTGCACTATGCTGGAGAGGTCAACTACAATGTCAGTG GTTTTCTGGACAAGAACAATGATTTGCTCTACAGGAGCCTGAAAGAG GTCATGTGCCAGTCAAGCCACCAGATACTAAATCAGTGCTTCCGCAGAGAGGAAGTAATAGACCAGAAACGTCCTGAGATG GCTGCCACTCAGTTTAAAAACAGCCTGACGAAACTTATGGAGATCCTCATGTCTAAAGAGCCATCCTACGTGCGCTGCATCAAACCTAATGATGCCAAGCAGCCAG GTCGGTTTGATGAAGTTCTGGTCAGACACCAAGTGAAGTACCTGGGCCTGATGGAAAACCTGAGGGTCAGGAGAGCTGGCTTCGCCTACAGACGACGCTTCGAGGCCTTTCTACAGAG GTATAAGCCCCTGTGTCCCGAGACGTGGCCCAACTGGCATGGCAGACTGGCAGATGGTGTGTCCACACTGGTCAAACACCTGGGCTACAAACCAGAGGAGTACAAACTGGGCAG GTCCAAAATCTTCATCCGTTTCCCCAAAACTCTGTTCACCACAGAGGATGCGCTAGAAGCAAAAAAGCCAGCCATCG CTTTGACCCTGCAGACATCCTGGAGAGGCTACAGGGAGAGAGCCAAGTACCAACGCATCAGGCATGCAG TGATTGTGATCCAGTCTGCATGGCGAGGGATGAAAGCGCGCAGGAGAGCCAAGAGGCGTCGACAGGCTGCCGAGTTGATACGCAG GTTCATAAAAGGCTTCATCTACCGTGACGAGGAGTACTGCCCAGAGAATGAGTACTTCCTGGATCACGTACGCTTCTCCTTCCTCAAGACGCTACGCAAGAACCTGCCCAAGAGTGTTTTGGACAAAAGCTGGCCCacacctcctccttccctcacgGAG GCGTCCGAGCATCTGCGGCGGCTGCACATGCAGAACATGGTGATGAAGTACTGCAGGAGGATCCAGCCTGAGTGGAGGAAGCAG ATGGAGCAGAAGGTTGTAGCCAGTGAGATCTTCAAAGAGCAGAAAGACAGCTACCCTCAGAGTGTTGGCAAGCTGTTTCTGGGCTCCAGGCTTG AAAGTGAGCAGATCAATCTCAAAGTCATCCAGACTCTTGGCAATGAGAAAGTGCAG taCGGTGCTGCGGTCACTAAGTATGACAGGAGGGGTTTCAAGGCTCGCCCTCGCCAGCTGCTCCTCACCGCCACCTTCGCTGTGCTGGTGGACCGGACCAAGATCAAGCAGAGGATTGACTACAACGCTCTGAGAA gCATCTCTGTGGGCTCTCTCAGTGATGGGATCTTCGTTCTGCACATGCCCAGTGAGGACAACAAGCAGAAG GGGGACGTGGTGCTGCACTGCGACCACGTGATCGAGCTGGTGACAAAACTAGCCATGATGGCCGGCAAGATCAACCACGTGAACGTCAGCCCGGGCAG TATTAGGTTCGCTGTGGCCCGTGGGAAGGAAGGGATCATTGATTTCATCAGGGGCTCGGAGCTGAAGGTGGCCAAAGGCAAGAGAGGACATCTGCTAGTG ACTGCCCCTCAGATCAGCACCACATGA
- the LOC139925305 gene encoding uncharacterized protein LOC139925305, giving the protein MTVWWRALFPLCCILSCVVLCCASTPVPQRAKYSNSLRLTRFTRARVQHLLKKYKEQQLGNKNFENRSRQLKALPVLSTDFHSWLKLTDWERLRTAAWDLHTYWDMLEQKRKQLEQAEKEQMVAQELRPAITLPQSIEHIQLDLRDLMRQVNRQMNHMNGSRVSSTSPSAPPASRGPPSNHQHPSQMPWDSRVEGYIILRDLDLYLTKLARDFLLLASKTHP; this is encoded by the exons atgACTGTTTGGTGGCGGGCTCTCTTTCCCCTTTGCTGCATCCTGAGCTGTGTGGTGCTATGCTGCGCTTCCACTCCAGTCCCCCAGAGGGCCAAATACAGCAACTCCCTTCGCCTGACCAGGTTCACCCGAGCGCGTGTCCAGCATCTGCTCAAGAAATAT AAGGAGCAGCAGTTGGGAAATAAGAATTTTGAAAACAGAAGTCGACAGCTGAAGGCCCTGCCAGTACTTTCTACAGACTTCCACAGCTGGCTAAAGTTGACG GACTGGGAGCGACTACGTACTGCTGCCTGGGACCTGCACACCTACTGGGACATGCTGGAGCAGAAGAGGAAACAGCTGGAGCAGGCGGAGAAGGAGCAGATGGTGGCGCAGGAGCTCCGGCCCGCCATCACTTTACCTCAGAGCATAGAGCACATTCAGCTGGACCTGAGGGACCTCATGAGACAAGTCAACAGACAG atgAATCACATGAACGGCTCCAGAGTGAGCTCAACCTCTCCCTCCGCGCCGCCAGCATCCCGGGGGCCACCCTCGAACCACCAGCACCCCTCTCAGATGCCGTGGGACAGCCGCGTGGAGGGTTACATCATTCTGAGGGATCTAGACCTCTACCTCACCAAGCTGGCAAGAGACTTCCTCCTGCTGGCCTCAAAAACACACCCATGA